Proteins encoded in a region of the Antedon mediterranea chromosome 2, ecAntMedi1.1, whole genome shotgun sequence genome:
- the LOC140040868 gene encoding trafficking kinesin-binding protein 1-like isoform X4, translating into MDMNVDADVLEDDLLSPMMMEETLKYFSLCSERMVQMKKTYNDVDAVTKLLDEKEKDLELAAKIGQNLLLQNKSLEDKLNLTDEQLTLATDQNTQLRHEMKLKEQLLQIYTNDISYSESEDELQEDRKSYHSQFIDVDTLQKKVRNLEEQNLELRIESSNLKSYADTIEEKEKELMQDCFYELGEEHTRNLVLQEELSKKLEEFYKQQEEVTSLLAQIVNLQQTNRKYKTENEELHQHLDAAKEAQNELTIELSELREKYDECHHMLLEAQEEAREIHRRSLPQGAVPNFGIMNPYFPIPSDSLAAELVNTVEQQLGQDPRLIGRGKKEYNESVMKTVKAVKSRSGSTTGLDLGTPPMIISTHSSPSSSVISLAGSEVSENYMGDNESITGVTPIRQPVFREKSRREVSKPGIPGSNDLETALKRLSLRRQNMDAERKYAAYERRKTTVCDSDFEMESDGMLTPRCQTPDSAISGDGFSNISSFSGIGFRRPEKLQIVKPMEGSLTLYQWQRLATPHMASMLDQRPGVVVKGFREIKQEKLVYALDDVEDDGQVVTKPTVPSKCYTFSEPTYTYTTSNINLLESTTVTPSKASPSFTISTPKRKGLSKASSTFSTSLGLASVLQERGTSVEHRNSDPNVELKPNPPNIKSHSLSSKIKPPSTPKKETGLNFLADNPNPSPIHIPGRPGPRVHRVKSGIYSKRASSSTSKTGTTSTYTTTPSYNSTGLGFMSKIRNFGGFAGRPSDLSGLTMSSYGSRSSVMMTTSVQASPQKSKPPEPGNPDSEYDNSPGMQPGLSLLTNNTKTGIFRRSGTSL; encoded by the exons ccTTATGTTCCGAGAGAATGGTTCAGATGAAAAAGACGTACAACGATGTTGATGCAGTTACCAAGTTACTGGATGAG AAAGAAAAGGATCTGGAATTGGCGGCAAAGATCGGACAAAATTTACTGCTTCAAAATAAAAGTTTAGAAGATAAGTTGAACTTAACCGACGAGCAACTAACTCTAGCAACGGACCAG AATACACAACTTAGACATGAGATGAAATTGAAAGAGCAGTTACTTCAGATTTACACCAATGACATATCATACAGTGAGAGTGAAGATGAATTACAGGA ggatcgtaaatcgtatcaCTCACAGTTCATAGATGTTGATACGCTGCAGAAAAAAGTTCGCAATTTAGAAGAACAGAATCTAGAACTGAGGATAGAATCTTCCAATTTAAAATCATATGCAGATACTATCGAAGAAAAGGAGAAGGAATTGATGCAAGATTGCTTTTATGAATTAg GTGAAGAACACACTAGAAATTTAGTATTACAAGAAGAACTAAGTAAGAAACTAGAAGAGTTTTATAAACAACAAGAAGAGGTCACATCATTACTAGCACAGATTGTGAATTTGCAGCAAACAAACAGGAag TATAAGACAGAGAATGAGGAACTCCACCAACATTTAGACGCAGCAAAAGAAGCTCAAAACGAACTTACTATTgag ttATCAGAGCTAAGGGAAAAATATGATGAATGTCATCATATGTTACTGGAAGCGCAGGAAGAGGCGCGAGAAATCCACCGACGATCTTTACCGCAAGGTGCTGTCCCAAACTTCGGAATCATGAATCCGTATTTTCCAATTCCTTCT GATTCATTAGCAGCTGAACTTGTCAATACAGTAGAACAACAGTTAGGACAGGACCCTCGTCTTATAGGACGTGGCAAGAA AGAATATAATGAAAGTGTAATGAAGACGGTGAAAGCGGTCAAGAGTAGATCAGGTAGTACGACCGGCTTGGACCTAGGTACACCACCTATGATCATTAGTACACACTCTTCTCCGAGTAGTTCAGTTATTTCACTCGCTGGGTCAGAGGTCAGTGAAAACTACATGGGTGACAATGAATCCATTACTGGAGTTACTCCGATTCG acAACCTGTTTTTAGAGAGAAGAGTCGACGTGAGGTATCCAAACCTGGCATCCCTGGCTCCAATGATCTTGAAACAGCTTTAAAACGTCTCTCGCTTCGACGTCAGAACATGGATGCAGAGCGAAAATATGCAGCTTATGAACGTCGCAAGACAACAGTATGTGACTCTGACTTCGAAATGGAGAGCGATGGAATGCTGACTCCACGTTGTCAAACTCCAGACAGTGCCATCTCTGGCGATGGATTCTCAAATATTTCCAGCTTTTCGGGTATTGGTTTTAGAAGACCAGAAAAACTGCAAATCGTTAAACCAATGGAAG gatCGTTAACTCTATATCAGTGGCAGCGGTTAGCAACGCCGCACATGGCCAGTATGCTTGACCAGCGGCCTGGAGTTGTGGTCAAAGGTTTCCGTGAAATCAAACAAGAAAAACTTGTTTATGCTCTTGATGATGTTGAGGATGATGGACAAGTTGTCA CAAAACCCACAGTTCCCAGTAAATGCTATACGTTTTCTGAGCCCACTTATACTTACACAACAAGCAATATTAATCTACTAGAAAGTACAACTGTTACTCCAAG taAAGCGTCACCAAGTTTTACAATCAGTACACCAAAAAGAAAAGGTTTGAGTAAAGCAAGTTCCACATTTAGCACATCTCTTGGATTGGCATCGGTTCTGCAGGAGCGCGGTACGAGTGTCGAACATCGGAACAGTGATCCAAATGTAGAGCTCAAACCGAACCCTCCGAACATTAAATCGCATTCTCTATCATCGAAAATTAAGCCACCTTCCACTCCAAAGAAAGAAACCGGGTTAAATTTCCTGGCGGATAATCCAAACCCATCACCTATACACATACCAGGAAGGCCTGGCCCACGCGTGCATCGAGTAAAGAGTGGAATATACTCAAAACGAGCATCGTCATCAACATCGAAAACTGGAACCACGTCAACTTACACCACCACTCCTTCATACAATTCTACAGGACTCGGGTTCATGTCGAAGATTCGTAATTTTGGCGGGTTTGCCGGACGACCGTCAGATTTGTCCGGATTAACAATGTCAAGTTACGGTTCAAGGTCATCCGTGATGATGACCACGAGTGTACAGGCAAGTCCGCAGAAGAGCAAGCCACCGGAACCGGGAAATCCAGACTCGGAATATGATAATTCACCAGGAATGCAGCCAGGTTTGTCCCTTCTCACTAATAATACTAAAACCGGAATTTTTAGAAGAAGTGGAACGTCTTTATAA
- the LOC140040868 gene encoding trafficking kinesin-binding protein 1-like isoform X3, which produces MFTSADILRAISDVEKEISKALTNVENILTNENFELDFHLPVLSALCSERMVQMKKTYNDVDAVTKLLDEKEKDLELAAKIGQNLLLQNKSLEDKLNLTDEQLTLATDQNTQLRHEMKLKEQLLQIYTNDISYSESEDELQEDRKSYHSQFIDVDTLQKKVRNLEEQNLELRIESSNLKSYADTIEEKEKELMQDCFYELGEEHTRNLVLQEELSKKLEEFYKQQEEVTSLLAQIVNLQQTNRKYKTENEELHQHLDAAKEAQNELTIELSELREKYDECHHMLLEAQEEAREIHRRSLPQGAVPNFGIMNPYFPIPSDSLAAELVNTVEQQLGQDPRLIGRGKKEYNESVMKTVKAVKSRSGSTTGLDLGTPPMIISTHSSPSSSVISLAGSEVSENYMGDNESITGVTPIRQPVFREKSRREVSKPGIPGSNDLETALKRLSLRRQNMDAERKYAAYERRKTTVCDSDFEMESDGMLTPRCQTPDSAISGDGFSNISSFSGIGFRRPEKLQIVKPMEGSLTLYQWQRLATPHMASMLDQRPGVVVKGFREIKQEKLVYALDDVEDDGQVVTKPTVPSKCYTFSEPTYTYTTSNINLLESTTVTPSKASPSFTISTPKRKGLSKASSTFSTSLGLASVLQERGTSVEHRNSDPNVELKPNPPNIKSHSLSSKIKPPSTPKKETGLNFLADNPNPSPIHIPGRPGPRVHRVKSGIYSKRASSSTSKTGTTSTYTTTPSYNSTGLGFMSKIRNFGGFAGRPSDLSGLTMSSYGSRSSVMMTTSVQASPQKSKPPEPGNPDSEYDNSPGMQPGLSLLTNNTKTGIFRRSGTSL; this is translated from the exons ATGTTTACTTCAGCGGATATTTTGCGAGCGATTTCCGACGTCGAGAAGGAAATCAGTAAAGCTCTTACTAATGTGGAAAATATCTTAACTAACGAAAACTTTGAGCTTGATTTTCATTTACCGGTATTGTCag ccTTATGTTCCGAGAGAATGGTTCAGATGAAAAAGACGTACAACGATGTTGATGCAGTTACCAAGTTACTGGATGAG AAAGAAAAGGATCTGGAATTGGCGGCAAAGATCGGACAAAATTTACTGCTTCAAAATAAAAGTTTAGAAGATAAGTTGAACTTAACCGACGAGCAACTAACTCTAGCAACGGACCAG AATACACAACTTAGACATGAGATGAAATTGAAAGAGCAGTTACTTCAGATTTACACCAATGACATATCATACAGTGAGAGTGAAGATGAATTACAGGA ggatcgtaaatcgtatcaCTCACAGTTCATAGATGTTGATACGCTGCAGAAAAAAGTTCGCAATTTAGAAGAACAGAATCTAGAACTGAGGATAGAATCTTCCAATTTAAAATCATATGCAGATACTATCGAAGAAAAGGAGAAGGAATTGATGCAAGATTGCTTTTATGAATTAg GTGAAGAACACACTAGAAATTTAGTATTACAAGAAGAACTAAGTAAGAAACTAGAAGAGTTTTATAAACAACAAGAAGAGGTCACATCATTACTAGCACAGATTGTGAATTTGCAGCAAACAAACAGGAag TATAAGACAGAGAATGAGGAACTCCACCAACATTTAGACGCAGCAAAAGAAGCTCAAAACGAACTTACTATTgag ttATCAGAGCTAAGGGAAAAATATGATGAATGTCATCATATGTTACTGGAAGCGCAGGAAGAGGCGCGAGAAATCCACCGACGATCTTTACCGCAAGGTGCTGTCCCAAACTTCGGAATCATGAATCCGTATTTTCCAATTCCTTCT GATTCATTAGCAGCTGAACTTGTCAATACAGTAGAACAACAGTTAGGACAGGACCCTCGTCTTATAGGACGTGGCAAGAA AGAATATAATGAAAGTGTAATGAAGACGGTGAAAGCGGTCAAGAGTAGATCAGGTAGTACGACCGGCTTGGACCTAGGTACACCACCTATGATCATTAGTACACACTCTTCTCCGAGTAGTTCAGTTATTTCACTCGCTGGGTCAGAGGTCAGTGAAAACTACATGGGTGACAATGAATCCATTACTGGAGTTACTCCGATTCG acAACCTGTTTTTAGAGAGAAGAGTCGACGTGAGGTATCCAAACCTGGCATCCCTGGCTCCAATGATCTTGAAACAGCTTTAAAACGTCTCTCGCTTCGACGTCAGAACATGGATGCAGAGCGAAAATATGCAGCTTATGAACGTCGCAAGACAACAGTATGTGACTCTGACTTCGAAATGGAGAGCGATGGAATGCTGACTCCACGTTGTCAAACTCCAGACAGTGCCATCTCTGGCGATGGATTCTCAAATATTTCCAGCTTTTCGGGTATTGGTTTTAGAAGACCAGAAAAACTGCAAATCGTTAAACCAATGGAAG gatCGTTAACTCTATATCAGTGGCAGCGGTTAGCAACGCCGCACATGGCCAGTATGCTTGACCAGCGGCCTGGAGTTGTGGTCAAAGGTTTCCGTGAAATCAAACAAGAAAAACTTGTTTATGCTCTTGATGATGTTGAGGATGATGGACAAGTTGTCA CAAAACCCACAGTTCCCAGTAAATGCTATACGTTTTCTGAGCCCACTTATACTTACACAACAAGCAATATTAATCTACTAGAAAGTACAACTGTTACTCCAAG taAAGCGTCACCAAGTTTTACAATCAGTACACCAAAAAGAAAAGGTTTGAGTAAAGCAAGTTCCACATTTAGCACATCTCTTGGATTGGCATCGGTTCTGCAGGAGCGCGGTACGAGTGTCGAACATCGGAACAGTGATCCAAATGTAGAGCTCAAACCGAACCCTCCGAACATTAAATCGCATTCTCTATCATCGAAAATTAAGCCACCTTCCACTCCAAAGAAAGAAACCGGGTTAAATTTCCTGGCGGATAATCCAAACCCATCACCTATACACATACCAGGAAGGCCTGGCCCACGCGTGCATCGAGTAAAGAGTGGAATATACTCAAAACGAGCATCGTCATCAACATCGAAAACTGGAACCACGTCAACTTACACCACCACTCCTTCATACAATTCTACAGGACTCGGGTTCATGTCGAAGATTCGTAATTTTGGCGGGTTTGCCGGACGACCGTCAGATTTGTCCGGATTAACAATGTCAAGTTACGGTTCAAGGTCATCCGTGATGATGACCACGAGTGTACAGGCAAGTCCGCAGAAGAGCAAGCCACCGGAACCGGGAAATCCAGACTCGGAATATGATAATTCACCAGGAATGCAGCCAGGTTTGTCCCTTCTCACTAATAATACTAAAACCGGAATTTTTAGAAGAAGTGGAACGTCTTTATAA
- the LOC140040868 gene encoding trafficking kinesin-binding protein 1-like isoform X2 — MEAGTITDLHNTSDIPEIEIISLLEEKIPLYRLRADTTSSYTYGHGDWLQTCGNMDMNVDADVLEDDLLSPMMMEETLKYFSLCSERMVQMKKTYNDVDAVTKLLDEKEKDLELAAKIGQNLLLQNKSLEDKLNLTDEQLTLATDQNTQLRHEMKLKEQLLQIYTNDISYSESEDELQEDRKSYHSQFIDVDTLQKKVRNLEEQNLELRIESSNLKSYADTIEEKEKELMQDCFYELGEEHTRNLVLQEELSKKLEEFYKQQEEVTSLLAQIVNLQQTNRKYKTENEELHQHLDAAKEAQNELTIELSELREKYDECHHMLLEAQEEAREIHRRSLPQGAVPNFGIMNPYFPIPSDSLAAELVNTVEQQLGQDPRLIGRGKKEYNESVMKTVKAVKSRSGSTTGLDLGTPPMIISTHSSPSSSVISLAGSEVSENYMGDNESITGVTPIREKSRREVSKPGIPGSNDLETALKRLSLRRQNMDAERKYAAYERRKTTVCDSDFEMESDGMLTPRCQTPDSAISGDGFSNISSFSGIGFRRPEKLQIVKPMEGSLTLYQWQRLATPHMASMLDQRPGVVVKGFREIKQEKLVYALDDVEDDGQVVTKPTVPSKCYTFSEPTYTYTTSNINLLESTTVTPSKASPSFTISTPKRKGLSKASSTFSTSLGLASVLQERGTSVEHRNSDPNVELKPNPPNIKSHSLSSKIKPPSTPKKETGLNFLADNPNPSPIHIPGRPGPRVHRVKSGIYSKRASSSTSKTGTTSTYTTTPSYNSTGLGFMSKIRNFGGFAGRPSDLSGLTMSSYGSRSSVMMTTSVQASPQKSKPPEPGNPDSEYDNSPGMQPGLSLLTNNTKTGIFRRSGTSL, encoded by the exons ccTTATGTTCCGAGAGAATGGTTCAGATGAAAAAGACGTACAACGATGTTGATGCAGTTACCAAGTTACTGGATGAG AAAGAAAAGGATCTGGAATTGGCGGCAAAGATCGGACAAAATTTACTGCTTCAAAATAAAAGTTTAGAAGATAAGTTGAACTTAACCGACGAGCAACTAACTCTAGCAACGGACCAG AATACACAACTTAGACATGAGATGAAATTGAAAGAGCAGTTACTTCAGATTTACACCAATGACATATCATACAGTGAGAGTGAAGATGAATTACAGGA ggatcgtaaatcgtatcaCTCACAGTTCATAGATGTTGATACGCTGCAGAAAAAAGTTCGCAATTTAGAAGAACAGAATCTAGAACTGAGGATAGAATCTTCCAATTTAAAATCATATGCAGATACTATCGAAGAAAAGGAGAAGGAATTGATGCAAGATTGCTTTTATGAATTAg GTGAAGAACACACTAGAAATTTAGTATTACAAGAAGAACTAAGTAAGAAACTAGAAGAGTTTTATAAACAACAAGAAGAGGTCACATCATTACTAGCACAGATTGTGAATTTGCAGCAAACAAACAGGAag TATAAGACAGAGAATGAGGAACTCCACCAACATTTAGACGCAGCAAAAGAAGCTCAAAACGAACTTACTATTgag ttATCAGAGCTAAGGGAAAAATATGATGAATGTCATCATATGTTACTGGAAGCGCAGGAAGAGGCGCGAGAAATCCACCGACGATCTTTACCGCAAGGTGCTGTCCCAAACTTCGGAATCATGAATCCGTATTTTCCAATTCCTTCT GATTCATTAGCAGCTGAACTTGTCAATACAGTAGAACAACAGTTAGGACAGGACCCTCGTCTTATAGGACGTGGCAAGAA AGAATATAATGAAAGTGTAATGAAGACGGTGAAAGCGGTCAAGAGTAGATCAGGTAGTACGACCGGCTTGGACCTAGGTACACCACCTATGATCATTAGTACACACTCTTCTCCGAGTAGTTCAGTTATTTCACTCGCTGGGTCAGAGGTCAGTGAAAACTACATGGGTGACAATGAATCCATTACTGGAGTTACTCCGATTCG AGAGAAGAGTCGACGTGAGGTATCCAAACCTGGCATCCCTGGCTCCAATGATCTTGAAACAGCTTTAAAACGTCTCTCGCTTCGACGTCAGAACATGGATGCAGAGCGAAAATATGCAGCTTATGAACGTCGCAAGACAACAGTATGTGACTCTGACTTCGAAATGGAGAGCGATGGAATGCTGACTCCACGTTGTCAAACTCCAGACAGTGCCATCTCTGGCGATGGATTCTCAAATATTTCCAGCTTTTCGGGTATTGGTTTTAGAAGACCAGAAAAACTGCAAATCGTTAAACCAATGGAAG gatCGTTAACTCTATATCAGTGGCAGCGGTTAGCAACGCCGCACATGGCCAGTATGCTTGACCAGCGGCCTGGAGTTGTGGTCAAAGGTTTCCGTGAAATCAAACAAGAAAAACTTGTTTATGCTCTTGATGATGTTGAGGATGATGGACAAGTTGTCA CAAAACCCACAGTTCCCAGTAAATGCTATACGTTTTCTGAGCCCACTTATACTTACACAACAAGCAATATTAATCTACTAGAAAGTACAACTGTTACTCCAAG taAAGCGTCACCAAGTTTTACAATCAGTACACCAAAAAGAAAAGGTTTGAGTAAAGCAAGTTCCACATTTAGCACATCTCTTGGATTGGCATCGGTTCTGCAGGAGCGCGGTACGAGTGTCGAACATCGGAACAGTGATCCAAATGTAGAGCTCAAACCGAACCCTCCGAACATTAAATCGCATTCTCTATCATCGAAAATTAAGCCACCTTCCACTCCAAAGAAAGAAACCGGGTTAAATTTCCTGGCGGATAATCCAAACCCATCACCTATACACATACCAGGAAGGCCTGGCCCACGCGTGCATCGAGTAAAGAGTGGAATATACTCAAAACGAGCATCGTCATCAACATCGAAAACTGGAACCACGTCAACTTACACCACCACTCCTTCATACAATTCTACAGGACTCGGGTTCATGTCGAAGATTCGTAATTTTGGCGGGTTTGCCGGACGACCGTCAGATTTGTCCGGATTAACAATGTCAAGTTACGGTTCAAGGTCATCCGTGATGATGACCACGAGTGTACAGGCAAGTCCGCAGAAGAGCAAGCCACCGGAACCGGGAAATCCAGACTCGGAATATGATAATTCACCAGGAATGCAGCCAGGTTTGTCCCTTCTCACTAATAATACTAAAACCGGAATTTTTAGAAGAAGTGGAACGTCTTTATAA
- the LOC140040868 gene encoding trafficking kinesin-binding protein 1-like isoform X1 has product MEAGTITDLHNTSDIPEIEIISLLEEKIPLYRLRADTTSSYTYGHGDWLQTCGNMDMNVDADVLEDDLLSPMMMEETLKYFSLCSERMVQMKKTYNDVDAVTKLLDEKEKDLELAAKIGQNLLLQNKSLEDKLNLTDEQLTLATDQNTQLRHEMKLKEQLLQIYTNDISYSESEDELQEDRKSYHSQFIDVDTLQKKVRNLEEQNLELRIESSNLKSYADTIEEKEKELMQDCFYELGEEHTRNLVLQEELSKKLEEFYKQQEEVTSLLAQIVNLQQTNRKYKTENEELHQHLDAAKEAQNELTIELSELREKYDECHHMLLEAQEEAREIHRRSLPQGAVPNFGIMNPYFPIPSDSLAAELVNTVEQQLGQDPRLIGRGKKEYNESVMKTVKAVKSRSGSTTGLDLGTPPMIISTHSSPSSSVISLAGSEVSENYMGDNESITGVTPIRQPVFREKSRREVSKPGIPGSNDLETALKRLSLRRQNMDAERKYAAYERRKTTVCDSDFEMESDGMLTPRCQTPDSAISGDGFSNISSFSGIGFRRPEKLQIVKPMEGSLTLYQWQRLATPHMASMLDQRPGVVVKGFREIKQEKLVYALDDVEDDGQVVTKPTVPSKCYTFSEPTYTYTTSNINLLESTTVTPSKASPSFTISTPKRKGLSKASSTFSTSLGLASVLQERGTSVEHRNSDPNVELKPNPPNIKSHSLSSKIKPPSTPKKETGLNFLADNPNPSPIHIPGRPGPRVHRVKSGIYSKRASSSTSKTGTTSTYTTTPSYNSTGLGFMSKIRNFGGFAGRPSDLSGLTMSSYGSRSSVMMTTSVQASPQKSKPPEPGNPDSEYDNSPGMQPGLSLLTNNTKTGIFRRSGTSL; this is encoded by the exons ccTTATGTTCCGAGAGAATGGTTCAGATGAAAAAGACGTACAACGATGTTGATGCAGTTACCAAGTTACTGGATGAG AAAGAAAAGGATCTGGAATTGGCGGCAAAGATCGGACAAAATTTACTGCTTCAAAATAAAAGTTTAGAAGATAAGTTGAACTTAACCGACGAGCAACTAACTCTAGCAACGGACCAG AATACACAACTTAGACATGAGATGAAATTGAAAGAGCAGTTACTTCAGATTTACACCAATGACATATCATACAGTGAGAGTGAAGATGAATTACAGGA ggatcgtaaatcgtatcaCTCACAGTTCATAGATGTTGATACGCTGCAGAAAAAAGTTCGCAATTTAGAAGAACAGAATCTAGAACTGAGGATAGAATCTTCCAATTTAAAATCATATGCAGATACTATCGAAGAAAAGGAGAAGGAATTGATGCAAGATTGCTTTTATGAATTAg GTGAAGAACACACTAGAAATTTAGTATTACAAGAAGAACTAAGTAAGAAACTAGAAGAGTTTTATAAACAACAAGAAGAGGTCACATCATTACTAGCACAGATTGTGAATTTGCAGCAAACAAACAGGAag TATAAGACAGAGAATGAGGAACTCCACCAACATTTAGACGCAGCAAAAGAAGCTCAAAACGAACTTACTATTgag ttATCAGAGCTAAGGGAAAAATATGATGAATGTCATCATATGTTACTGGAAGCGCAGGAAGAGGCGCGAGAAATCCACCGACGATCTTTACCGCAAGGTGCTGTCCCAAACTTCGGAATCATGAATCCGTATTTTCCAATTCCTTCT GATTCATTAGCAGCTGAACTTGTCAATACAGTAGAACAACAGTTAGGACAGGACCCTCGTCTTATAGGACGTGGCAAGAA AGAATATAATGAAAGTGTAATGAAGACGGTGAAAGCGGTCAAGAGTAGATCAGGTAGTACGACCGGCTTGGACCTAGGTACACCACCTATGATCATTAGTACACACTCTTCTCCGAGTAGTTCAGTTATTTCACTCGCTGGGTCAGAGGTCAGTGAAAACTACATGGGTGACAATGAATCCATTACTGGAGTTACTCCGATTCG acAACCTGTTTTTAGAGAGAAGAGTCGACGTGAGGTATCCAAACCTGGCATCCCTGGCTCCAATGATCTTGAAACAGCTTTAAAACGTCTCTCGCTTCGACGTCAGAACATGGATGCAGAGCGAAAATATGCAGCTTATGAACGTCGCAAGACAACAGTATGTGACTCTGACTTCGAAATGGAGAGCGATGGAATGCTGACTCCACGTTGTCAAACTCCAGACAGTGCCATCTCTGGCGATGGATTCTCAAATATTTCCAGCTTTTCGGGTATTGGTTTTAGAAGACCAGAAAAACTGCAAATCGTTAAACCAATGGAAG gatCGTTAACTCTATATCAGTGGCAGCGGTTAGCAACGCCGCACATGGCCAGTATGCTTGACCAGCGGCCTGGAGTTGTGGTCAAAGGTTTCCGTGAAATCAAACAAGAAAAACTTGTTTATGCTCTTGATGATGTTGAGGATGATGGACAAGTTGTCA CAAAACCCACAGTTCCCAGTAAATGCTATACGTTTTCTGAGCCCACTTATACTTACACAACAAGCAATATTAATCTACTAGAAAGTACAACTGTTACTCCAAG taAAGCGTCACCAAGTTTTACAATCAGTACACCAAAAAGAAAAGGTTTGAGTAAAGCAAGTTCCACATTTAGCACATCTCTTGGATTGGCATCGGTTCTGCAGGAGCGCGGTACGAGTGTCGAACATCGGAACAGTGATCCAAATGTAGAGCTCAAACCGAACCCTCCGAACATTAAATCGCATTCTCTATCATCGAAAATTAAGCCACCTTCCACTCCAAAGAAAGAAACCGGGTTAAATTTCCTGGCGGATAATCCAAACCCATCACCTATACACATACCAGGAAGGCCTGGCCCACGCGTGCATCGAGTAAAGAGTGGAATATACTCAAAACGAGCATCGTCATCAACATCGAAAACTGGAACCACGTCAACTTACACCACCACTCCTTCATACAATTCTACAGGACTCGGGTTCATGTCGAAGATTCGTAATTTTGGCGGGTTTGCCGGACGACCGTCAGATTTGTCCGGATTAACAATGTCAAGTTACGGTTCAAGGTCATCCGTGATGATGACCACGAGTGTACAGGCAAGTCCGCAGAAGAGCAAGCCACCGGAACCGGGAAATCCAGACTCGGAATATGATAATTCACCAGGAATGCAGCCAGGTTTGTCCCTTCTCACTAATAATACTAAAACCGGAATTTTTAGAAGAAGTGGAACGTCTTTATAA